Below is a genomic region from Candidatus Hydrogenedentota bacterium.
GCGGTCAGGGCGAAGGCTTGTGTGTCGATTCTGGTGCTGCTGGCTTCGATTTCGCGGACACGCTGGGTGACTTGGCTGGCGAGGTCCTCTGTTGTGTCCGGGTCGAGATGGATCGGCAGGTCGAGGGTTACGCCAGCAACCTTGGTGCGGTGTGTGGCGCGGCGGGTCATTGGCGCAGCTCGGCCGCGAGGGCTTTTGTCAGGGCCAGGAGCTGGCGGAGCCCCTCGTGGAGTCTGTCGTGCGTCGTGGTCATGTGGTCGTGTCTGGAACGGAGTGCGTCGTAGGCGCTGGCTTTGTGCTGGAGAGTGACGAGTTCCTTCCGTTGGCTGAGTTGAGACTGGAGCGCGTCTTGCCTCCGCTTGTCCGCCGTGTCGACCTTCTCGCAGGCGGACGCCAGGATTCCCTCGAGTGTGTCGAGACGCTCGGCGATGTCATCCAACTTCTTTTGGACGAAGGGGTTCACCGTAGTTCAGCACCATGTCTTTTTCGTATCGCGGCCAGTATTTTATCACAGAGTTTGTCAGTATCGTCGTCGGTGAGGGTTCTGTCCAGGGCCTGAAAGATCAGGTTCAGCGCGATGCTCTTTTTCCCTTTGGGGACTTGGGGGCCTGTGTAGACGTCGAAGATGTGAATGCGCGAAAGGAGCTTGCCGCCCGCCGCCCGGGCGGTGTTTAGTAACTCCTCGGCAGGCAAAGAGTTATCAACAATGACGGCCATGTCGCGAAGTGATGGCGGGAGGGTTGGCGGTTGTTCGAAAGTCACAGACCGGGATGGAAGGCTCAGGAGGTACTGGAGGTCGAGTTCGAGCGCAAATACAGGTTGGTCTATGTCCCATTTCTGCAATATCTTGGAGTTGATCTCCCCCATCACTCCGGCGGTCTTGCCGTCGACAAGGATTCGCGAGCACGCACGCACGTGGTACGTGGGCATGTCGTGTGGTTCGAGCGTCCACGAGGCCCCGAGGTGGTCCAAAGCTGCCTCGGCAAGTCCTTTGATGTTGTAGAAGTCGGCTTTGTGCGGGGGGGCGGACCAGTGTTTGCCGCCAAGCGTGCCAGACAGAGCGATGATGCAGCGATAGGATTCCTCGGGCAGGTCACGTCCGTCCACGGGAATGTAGACAGGGCCGATTTCAAACAGTGCAATATCATGGGAGCCCGTACGAATGTTTGCGGCAATAGTCGACAGTACCCCGGGCAACAAGGAGGTCCGCATGCCTGACATGTTCTCAGAAAGCGGGTTCTGGAGAGGCAGAAGTTTGGAGCATTCATGCCCAAGACTGGCGTTCTCAACGTCGCGTTGAGACGAGAAGGTCATGGACATTATCTCGGTGAGGCCGATATTGACAAGATAGTTACGAAGTTTTCGCACGGTCTGCTCGGCGGGCGCAAAGACAAGCTCGGTCTGGCGGATGGGCGGCAGGGCAGCAAGGATGCGGTCATAGCCGTAGAGTCGGGCGATCTCTTCAATCAGGTCTGCTTCAGAAGACACGTCATGACGCCATGAGGGTATGCGGACCGTACAAGAGGCTTCATCGGATTGGGTTATGGCAAAGGACAGGCCTTCCAGAATAGCCTTCTGCAGGTCAGGGGGCACGAGGGTCCCGAGTAGGAGGTCCGTTCGGGCGTATCTCAGGCGTAAGGGAGGTCTTTGTAAGGGCTTGGGGTATTGGTCCAGGCGGCCCTTGGCAATGCTGCCTCCCGCGACCTGTTTCATGAGGAATGCGGCGCGGTCCAAGGCCCAGACAGCCATCTCGGGGTCTGCGCCCCGCTGGAAGCGTTGGGATGCCTCGGTGTTCATGCCCAAGGCGCGGGCGCTGCTCCGGATGGAAGGAGGATGGAAATAGGCGCTTTCGAGGAAGATATCGGTGGTGGTATCCCCCACTTCCGAATTTGCGCCGCCCATGATGCCGGCCAAGGCGACGGGACGGGTTGCGTCCGCGATGACGAGCATATCCGGAGTCAGTTTCCGGCTCTGCCCGTCGAGTGTTTCGAGTGTTTCATTCTGTTTCGCGGTGCGCACAACGATGCAGTTTTCGTGTAACCGGTTGTAATCAAAGGCATGTAGCGGATGTCCGGTTTCAAGGAGAACCAGGTTNNNNNNNNNNNNNNNNNNNNNNNNNNNNNNNNNNNNNNNNNNNNNNNNNNNNNNNNNNNNNNNNNNNNNNNNNNNNNNNNNNNNNNNNNNNNNNNNNNNNCCGCGATTGGGGGTGATTTCGACCTCGAGGATGGTGTCGTTGAGACCGAGGATTTCGAGGGCATCGGCGCCGACGGGAGTTTCGGGGGGCAGTATGAGCAGGCCGGAGTGGTCGGCCCCCATACCCAGTTCATCGGCGGCGCACATCATACCCTGAGATTCGACGCCGCGCATTTTTCGGCGGGCGATCTTGAATCCGCCGGCCAGCGTAGAGCCTTCGACTGCCGTGGGCACTTTATCGCCGACGCGCATATTCTTCGCGCCACAGACGATCAGGAGCGGGTCTCCCCTGCCGATATCCGTTGTGCAGACGACGAGTTTGTCGGCATCGGGATGCGGGTCGATGGTCTTGATTTGTCCGACGACGACGTTGCTCAGGCTAGCGCCTGGGCGTTCGAGCGCCTCGATTTCGAGACCGAGCATGGTGAGTTCGTTGGCGAGCTTGTTGACGTCGGTATCTATGTTGACGAGTTCG
It encodes:
- the pheT gene encoding phenylalanine--tRNA ligase subunit beta, with the translated sequence NLVLLETGHPLHAFDYNRLHENCIVVRTAKQNETLETLDGQSRKLTPDMLVIADATRPVALAGIMGGANSEVGDTTTDIFLESAYFHPPSIRSSARALGMNTEASQRFQRGADPEMAVWALDRAAFLMKQVAGGSIAKGRLDQYPKPLQRPPLRLRYARTDLLLGTLVPPDLQKAILEGLSFAITQSDEASCTVRIPSWRHDVSSEADLIEEIARLYGYDRILAALPPIRQTELVFAPAEQTVRKLRNYLVNIGLTEIMSMTFSSQRDVENASLGHECSKLLPLQNPLSENMSGMRTSLLPGVLSTIAANIRTGSHDIALFEIGPVYIPVDGRDLPEESYRCIIALSGTLGGKHWSAPPHKADFYNIKGLAEAALDHLGASWTLEPHDMPTYHVRACSRILVDGKTAGVMGEINSKILQKWDIDQPVFALELDLQYLLSLPSRSVTFEQPPTLPPSLRDMAVIVDNSLPAEELLNTARAAGGKLLSRIHIFDVYTGPQVPKGKKSIALNLIFQALDRTLTDDDTDKLCDKILAAIRKRHGAELR
- a CDS encoding phenylalanine--tRNA ligase subunit beta, translating into MRISLNWLRELVNIDTDVNKLANELTMLGLEIEALERPGASLSNVVVGQIKTIDPHPDADKLVVCTTDIGRGDPLLIVCGAKNMRVGDKVPTAVEGSTLAGGFKIARRKMRGVESQGMMCAADELGMGADHSGLLILPPETPVGADALEILGLNDTILEVEITPNRG